A stretch of Aureispira sp. CCB-E DNA encodes these proteins:
- a CDS encoding GNAT family N-acetyltransferase: MIKDKKETVLYQISYEHFGTIELAPFDITTDVPLIHQWVNQEYAFFWGLQDTTLEQVKLEYQKLIHPKHYDVFMGYYNGVPAFLLERYDPEKDLISNYYSQRIGDCGIHVLVAPAEQPIPNFTWHIFDAISRFIFSNPTVERILVEPDIQNKKMFAICERIGFVLDRIVSLPHKTAQLAFYEKKDFIINQKTHRMIKRSAMNTTNNNIVSPQQAIAHIQPQIWQQVNRLLIKKAICEFSHERLIEPVIQESSEGWNTYTLTTDDTSIVYTFKAKEMALNHLYIALDSITKTKTGTPVSLDALLFIKEFKNALGIQQKNLAIYLEEITSTLYSSAYKHIKQNPCAKELVYADFQTIEQAMMEGHPGFVANNGRIGFDSGDYRAYAPESGNSFSLLWLAGHKDRTFYAGTKDLPYETLIQQELDAETRAMFSKMITDDGFAPEDYYFIPIHPWQWFNKLSNIFAPEIAQGKLICLGYGNDQYFAQQSIRTLYNSTHPHKFYTKTALSILNMGFMRGLPMYYLGTAPQMAVWLENLLHQDKYIQETGFEMLGEIASVSYINPYYEELGPHNDYNKMLASLWRESPTSKLQEGQQVMTMAALLHVDQNGDALLPELIKASGLTTDHWLRKYLKAYLSPLLHCFYQYDLVFMPHGENLILVFDNHMPIKVFLKDITEEAVILNPNIELPKGLERMYAPVDEDVKLLSIFIDIFDGFFRFLAQILVEHANYDEQRFWELVAENILDYQARYPELQSKFEQYDLFAPDFQLSCLNRLQLNNGKQMIDLDDPTALLQFVGRLKNPIANYNTTTTSSIINQAAL, from the coding sequence ATGATAAAAGATAAAAAAGAAACTGTACTCTATCAAATCAGTTACGAGCATTTTGGCACCATTGAGTTAGCCCCATTTGATATAACAACAGATGTTCCACTAATTCACCAATGGGTCAATCAAGAATATGCTTTTTTTTGGGGATTGCAAGATACAACCCTAGAGCAAGTAAAACTAGAGTACCAAAAGCTAATTCACCCAAAACATTACGATGTTTTTATGGGCTACTACAATGGAGTGCCAGCCTTTTTATTGGAACGATATGATCCTGAAAAAGACCTCATTTCCAACTACTATAGTCAGCGAATTGGTGACTGTGGCATCCATGTATTAGTGGCCCCCGCAGAACAACCGATTCCCAACTTTACATGGCATATTTTTGATGCCATCAGTCGCTTTATTTTTAGCAATCCAACTGTTGAACGCATTTTAGTAGAACCAGATATTCAAAACAAGAAGATGTTTGCCATTTGTGAGCGCATTGGCTTTGTTTTAGATCGAATTGTCAGTCTACCGCACAAAACAGCACAACTTGCTTTTTATGAAAAAAAAGATTTTATCATCAATCAAAAGACCCATCGCATGATCAAACGAAGTGCTATGAATACGACCAATAATAATATTGTTTCACCACAACAAGCCATTGCACATATTCAACCACAAATATGGCAACAGGTCAATCGTCTATTAATCAAAAAAGCAATCTGTGAGTTTTCACACGAACGCCTAATTGAACCTGTAATTCAAGAAAGTTCAGAAGGTTGGAATACGTATACCTTAACAACAGATGATACTAGCATTGTCTATACTTTTAAGGCCAAGGAAATGGCCTTGAATCACTTGTACATAGCTTTAGATTCTATCACCAAAACCAAGACAGGAACCCCTGTTTCATTAGATGCCCTTTTGTTTATCAAAGAGTTTAAAAATGCTTTAGGGATACAACAAAAGAATTTAGCCATTTATTTGGAGGAAATCACCAGCACTCTCTATAGCAGTGCCTATAAACACATCAAACAAAATCCTTGTGCCAAAGAATTGGTCTATGCTGATTTTCAAACAATCGAACAAGCCATGATGGAGGGACACCCTGGTTTTGTGGCCAACAATGGTCGTATTGGTTTTGATAGCGGTGATTATAGAGCTTATGCCCCTGAATCGGGCAATTCATTTTCTCTACTGTGGTTAGCAGGGCACAAAGATCGAACATTCTATGCGGGGACAAAGGATTTGCCTTATGAAACCCTAATTCAACAAGAATTGGATGCTGAAACACGTGCGATGTTTTCGAAAATGATAACAGACGATGGTTTTGCCCCTGAGGATTATTATTTCATTCCTATCCATCCTTGGCAATGGTTCAATAAATTATCCAATATATTTGCGCCCGAAATAGCTCAAGGCAAACTTATTTGTTTGGGTTATGGCAACGATCAGTATTTTGCGCAGCAGTCCATACGCACCTTATACAACAGTACACATCCTCATAAGTTTTACACCAAAACAGCCTTATCCATTCTCAATATGGGCTTTATGAGAGGGCTTCCAATGTATTATTTAGGAACAGCTCCTCAAATGGCAGTTTGGTTGGAAAATTTACTACATCAAGACAAATATATACAAGAAACTGGCTTTGAAATGCTCGGAGAAATTGCATCGGTTAGTTATATCAATCCTTATTATGAAGAATTGGGTCCTCACAATGATTATAACAAAATGCTGGCCTCTTTGTGGCGAGAAAGCCCAACTTCCAAACTTCAAGAAGGGCAACAAGTCATGACGATGGCAGCACTGCTGCACGTAGATCAAAATGGCGATGCTTTGCTGCCTGAACTTATCAAAGCTTCTGGCTTAACAACCGACCACTGGCTTCGAAAGTATCTCAAAGCCTACCTAAGTCCTCTCCTACATTGTTTCTATCAATATGACTTGGTCTTTATGCCACATGGTGAAAATTTAATTCTTGTGTTTGACAACCATATGCCTATCAAGGTCTTTTTGAAAGATATTACAGAAGAAGCCGTTATTTTAAATCCTAATATAGAGCTTCCCAAAGGATTAGAGCGGATGTATGCCCCTGTTGATGAAGATGTAAAACTACTCTCTATTTTCATTGACATCTTTGACGGCTTCTTCCGTTTTTTGGCACAGATTCTAGTAGAGCATGCCAACTATGACGAGCAACGATTTTGGGAATTGGTAGCCGAAAACATATTAGACTACCAAGCTAGATACCCCGAACTACAATCTAAGTTCGAGCAATACGATTTATTTGCACCTGATTTTCAATTATCTTGTTTAAATCGCCTCCAACTAAATAATGGCAAGCAAATGATTGATTTAGATGATCCGACGGCTCTGTTACAATTTGTTGGGCGCTTAAAAAATCCTATTGCAAATTACAACACAACAACAACTTCTTCTATCATCAACCAGGCTGCTTTATGA
- a CDS encoding GNAT family N-acetyltransferase has product MNQTPLKETHPISFRPFSVKKDAACLLKWVNNPHAQYWGMLDATAEELITTYTHLLSIPDYKVYIGEIQNEAAFLMESYNPKTDPIGQHYPVLEGDCGMHVLVKPPQHRISGFTWHVFSSIMDFLFEQNHCKRIVVEPDVNNHKIHRLNKRAGFVYDKQVNLPDKKAFLAFCTYEAYQQSRAECSVY; this is encoded by the coding sequence ATGAACCAAACACCGTTAAAAGAAACACATCCTATTTCCTTTCGACCATTTAGTGTCAAAAAAGACGCTGCTTGTTTATTGAAATGGGTCAACAATCCACATGCTCAATATTGGGGTATGTTAGATGCTACGGCAGAGGAGCTGATTACAACTTACACGCATTTGCTCAGTATCCCTGACTATAAGGTATATATTGGGGAGATACAGAATGAAGCTGCTTTCTTGATGGAATCTTACAACCCCAAAACGGATCCTATCGGGCAACATTACCCCGTTTTAGAAGGAGATTGCGGCATGCATGTATTGGTCAAACCTCCTCAACATCGAATTTCTGGTTTCACTTGGCATGTCTTTTCTAGCATTATGGATTTTTTATTTGAGCAAAACCATTGCAAACGCATTGTTGTCGAACCAGATGTCAATAATCACAAAATTCATCGCCTTAACAAACGAGCGGGTTTTGTCTACGACAAACAGGTCAACCTACCTGACAAAAAAGCTTTCTTAGCTTTCTGTACTTACGAGGCTTATCAGCAAAGTCGAGCTGAATGTAGTGTCTATTAA
- a CDS encoding IucA/IucC family siderophore biosynthesis protein — protein sequence MTSSYHHSIIQHLNPDSWAIVNRKQLKKAMAELAHEGLIKPTLRKDSNTSYIVYADDPNIYYQFDAKILALEHWHIDEASLTKINYGQKETLDLLAFVLEFEIQLGITASVCPTYLEELTSTLSSQAYKYCHQKNNSKALVQADFQTIEQAMVEGHPCFIANSGRIGFDGNDYEAFAPEAANPFTLVWLAGHKTRTCFSAIQALSYQQLLEQELGLSMIQDFNKKIIELGQNPDDFIFIPVHPWQWFNKLALVFAPDLAQKRLLYLGTSKDSYVAQQSIRTLYNKDKPNHFYTKTALSIINMGFMRGLSPNYMKSTPVITDWINQLLEPDAYLQECGFLMLGEVATIGYTNHYYEKLGSSCAHNKMLSALWRESPLSKITASQRVMTMAALLHIDHQGTAFLPELIKASGHSIEIWIKAYLKAYFSTLLHCFFKYELVFMPHGENVILILEDNLPTGIFMKDITEEILLYNKELTLPKAAQRVFVETTDEMKILSLFTDVFDCYFRFMSAILNEQTHFSEDSFWQLVAECVHDYQKRFPSYAEKYQRYNLFVPQFKKCCLNRLQIRNNQQMLDLEDPMNSLQFAGMLNNPIACYANQALGYSTNNYPSKELNTL from the coding sequence ATGACTTCATCTTACCATCATTCGATTATTCAACATCTAAATCCTGACAGTTGGGCTATTGTCAATCGAAAACAACTAAAAAAAGCAATGGCTGAATTAGCGCACGAAGGACTAATAAAGCCAACGTTAAGAAAGGATAGTAATACTTCATATATTGTCTACGCTGATGATCCTAATATTTATTATCAATTTGATGCTAAAATATTAGCGTTAGAACACTGGCACATCGACGAAGCCTCTCTTACCAAGATCAATTATGGTCAAAAAGAGACGCTAGACTTACTTGCTTTTGTTTTAGAATTTGAAATTCAATTGGGAATTACGGCAAGCGTCTGCCCTACCTACTTAGAAGAATTGACCAGCACACTTTCTAGTCAAGCATATAAATACTGTCATCAAAAAAATAACTCAAAAGCATTGGTTCAGGCCGATTTTCAGACCATAGAGCAAGCAATGGTAGAAGGGCATCCTTGTTTTATAGCCAATAGTGGTCGCATAGGCTTTGATGGAAATGATTACGAAGCGTTTGCTCCAGAGGCAGCCAATCCTTTTACTTTAGTTTGGTTGGCAGGACATAAGACTCGCACTTGTTTTAGTGCTATTCAAGCCTTGAGTTACCAGCAACTTTTGGAACAAGAATTAGGACTTTCGATGATACAGGATTTTAATAAAAAAATAATCGAGTTGGGACAAAATCCTGATGATTTCATTTTCATTCCTGTACATCCTTGGCAATGGTTCAATAAGTTAGCGTTGGTTTTTGCCCCCGATTTAGCCCAAAAACGACTCTTATATTTAGGAACGTCTAAAGACAGCTATGTCGCTCAGCAATCTATTCGCACACTATATAATAAGGATAAGCCCAATCATTTTTATACCAAAACGGCTTTGTCTATTATTAATATGGGATTTATGAGAGGCTTGTCTCCTAATTATATGAAAAGCACCCCTGTCATTACAGACTGGATTAACCAATTATTAGAGCCTGATGCTTATTTGCAAGAATGTGGTTTTCTTATGTTGGGTGAAGTTGCTACCATCGGATATACCAATCATTATTATGAAAAACTAGGCAGCTCTTGCGCCCATAATAAGATGCTTTCTGCTTTATGGAGAGAAAGCCCTCTATCCAAAATAACAGCATCGCAACGAGTCATGACAATGGCGGCGTTGTTACATATAGATCATCAAGGAACAGCCTTTCTGCCAGAACTCATAAAAGCATCTGGTCATTCTATAGAAATATGGATAAAAGCCTATTTAAAAGCTTATTTTTCTACGCTATTGCATTGTTTTTTTAAGTATGAATTGGTCTTTATGCCTCATGGTGAAAATGTCATTCTCATTTTAGAAGACAATTTACCAACAGGTATTTTCATGAAAGATATTACAGAAGAAATTCTTCTTTACAACAAAGAATTGACACTTCCTAAAGCCGCTCAACGAGTGTTTGTCGAAACAACTGATGAAATGAAAATATTGTCGTTGTTTACCGATGTTTTTGATTGTTACTTTAGATTTATGAGCGCTATTCTTAATGAACAAACTCATTTTTCAGAAGATTCATTTTGGCAACTTGTAGCAGAATGTGTACACGACTACCAAAAACGCTTTCCAAGCTATGCAGAAAAATATCAACGCTACAATCTTTTTGTTCCTCAATTCAAAAAATGCTGCTTGAATCGCTTGCAAATCCGCAACAATCAACAGATGCTTGATTTGGAAGATCCCATGAATAGTTTGCAATTTGCGGGTATGCTTAACAATCCAATCGCTTGCTATGCCAATCAAGCATTGGGCTACTCTACCAATAATTATCCATCAAAAGAGCTAAATACGCTGTAA
- a CDS encoding nitroreductase: protein MMNEKNKAAFLSEIIRTRKSVYADDFLAKEIPDSILTELIINATWAPNYKCTEPWRFVVLRGKHRKALGTFLLDYYQREWNEKDFPPSRYEQTRHYPQHATMVAIIMQRSLKVNIKEWEELAAVACAVQNLWLSCTAYDIGGYWDSSEAAILYGAQLGLKKNERCLGLFYMGYYSPKQAPPKRRRKLLRKKLSWSE from the coding sequence ATGATGAATGAAAAAAATAAAGCTGCATTTTTAAGCGAAATCATTCGCACCCGAAAAAGTGTTTATGCCGATGATTTTTTAGCTAAAGAAATCCCTGATTCGATACTAACAGAATTAATCATCAATGCGACTTGGGCACCTAATTATAAATGTACGGAACCTTGGCGTTTTGTGGTCTTGAGAGGCAAGCATCGAAAAGCATTGGGCACTTTTTTACTAGACTATTATCAAAGAGAATGGAACGAGAAAGATTTCCCTCCTTCCCGATACGAACAGACACGCCACTATCCACAACATGCTACGATGGTCGCTATTATTATGCAACGTTCTTTAAAAGTAAACATTAAAGAATGGGAGGAACTCGCTGCTGTTGCTTGTGCCGTTCAAAACTTGTGGTTGTCCTGTACTGCTTATGACATAGGGGGCTATTGGGATAGCTCTGAAGCTGCTATTTTATATGGTGCTCAATTAGGTCTTAAAAAAAATGAACGGTGTTTGGGGCTTTTTTATATGGGATACTATTCTCCCAAACAAGCACCTCCCAAAAGAAGAAGAAAATTATTACGAAAAAAATTAAGTTGGTCAGAATAA
- a CDS encoding heparan-alpha-glucosaminide N-acetyltransferase domain-containing protein, which produces MNPNINNRNRVLAIDLARGISVLFVVVVHTLWMYGNPYTQSSTWLGTSIHFIGKGTPMFLIAMGFSFCLSKRQSTRAIIRRALGLLGFGYGMNLFKFVVPYFLGILPTEFIAAYGWTAPLEFGQLTYLLLTGDILQLAGISLLLLVGVQKLGNNKFIPLAIGLLLLIITPFVRGIRLDIIGVDYCLDLLWGGEWNVYFAVFPWFFFILAGMFFGRWFKEKNNHQTFIFRQMLLYGLLFLLIGGGLVYSNFSYHFNDYFHLGPGGAIYLLGFNLVLLFIVNKIAGYFAPNVFFNFLIYSSQRVTLLYVFQWVIICFGMGILGYQQHGVGVVLVLIPIITIFTYFIHFYYEKMHKVSFRKKKKTLGISVR; this is translated from the coding sequence ATGAATCCAAATATTAATAATAGAAATAGAGTACTTGCCATCGACTTGGCAAGAGGAATCAGTGTCCTATTTGTTGTTGTTGTTCATACATTATGGATGTATGGAAATCCTTATACTCAAAGTAGCACTTGGCTTGGAACGAGTATTCATTTCATCGGAAAAGGTACTCCAATGTTCTTAATCGCCATGGGCTTCTCTTTTTGTCTATCTAAAAGACAGAGTACCCGTGCTATCATTCGTAGAGCCTTAGGGCTATTGGGATTTGGTTATGGAATGAATCTCTTTAAGTTTGTTGTTCCCTATTTCTTAGGTATTCTACCTACTGAATTTATAGCAGCCTATGGTTGGACAGCTCCACTAGAGTTTGGGCAATTAACTTATCTATTATTAACGGGCGACATCTTGCAATTAGCAGGAATTTCGCTATTACTTTTGGTTGGGGTTCAAAAATTGGGCAATAACAAGTTTATTCCATTGGCAATAGGACTACTTCTACTAATCATTACCCCATTCGTACGAGGTATTCGTTTGGATATAATAGGTGTTGACTATTGCTTGGATCTACTTTGGGGAGGAGAATGGAATGTTTACTTTGCAGTATTTCCTTGGTTCTTTTTTATTTTAGCGGGCATGTTTTTTGGCAGGTGGTTCAAGGAAAAAAACAACCATCAAACGTTTATTTTTAGGCAAATGCTACTATATGGTCTGCTGTTTCTTCTTATTGGAGGAGGGTTAGTTTATAGCAATTTTAGCTACCACTTTAACGATTATTTTCATTTAGGACCAGGTGGTGCTATCTACTTATTAGGTTTTAATCTTGTTTTGCTGTTCATTGTTAACAAAATTGCAGGCTATTTTGCCCCTAATGTATTTTTTAATTTTTTGATCTATTCTAGCCAACGAGTTACGTTATTATACGTATTTCAATGGGTTATTATTTGTTTTGGAATGGGAATCTTGGGGTACCAACAACATGGTGTTGGCGTTGTTCTTGTCCTTATTCCTATCATCACCATTTTCACTTATTTTATTCATTTTTATTATGAAAAAATGCATAAAGTTTCTTTTAGAAAGAAGAAAAAAACACTTGGAATATCTGTTCGTTAA
- a CDS encoding HAD family hydrolase produces MKFKCIIFDCDGVLVDSEATSIGAIVDLAQEMGYSMSLEQAIGEFSGQSLQYCFDYIEKASGQKFPANIVHIYRARTYEAFEKSLQPIPGIHAALERLTLPRCVASNAPQEKIRLNLGLLKLTHFFQGNIFSAYDIQKWKPQPDLFLHAAKTMGFAPHECLIVEDSLAGVTAAKTGGFEVLGYASKRTAKQLEEAGATVFYDMNLLDNYL; encoded by the coding sequence ATGAAATTTAAGTGCATCATTTTTGATTGTGATGGTGTTTTGGTTGACAGCGAAGCTACTTCAATAGGTGCGATTGTTGATTTGGCACAAGAAATGGGCTATTCTATGTCTCTAGAACAAGCTATTGGTGAATTTTCTGGTCAATCATTGCAATATTGTTTTGATTATATAGAAAAAGCTAGTGGTCAAAAGTTTCCTGCTAATATTGTCCATATTTATCGTGCTCGAACCTATGAAGCTTTTGAAAAGAGCCTACAACCCATCCCTGGAATTCATGCAGCTTTAGAACGCTTGACACTTCCTCGATGTGTTGCCTCTAATGCTCCTCAAGAGAAAATTCGATTGAATTTAGGGCTGTTAAAATTAACACACTTTTTTCAAGGTAATATTTTTAGCGCTTATGATATCCAGAAGTGGAAGCCTCAACCCGACCTATTTTTACATGCCGCAAAAACAATGGGTTTTGCGCCTCATGAATGTCTCATTGTTGAGGATAGTTTGGCGGGTGTTACTGCTGCCAAAACAGGTGGCTTCGAGGTGCTTGGCTATGCTTCTAAGCGTACAGCTAAACAGCTTGAGGAAGCAGGAGCCACTGTTTTTTATGATATGAATTTGCTTGATAACTATTTATAA
- a CDS encoding glycosyltransferase family 1 protein: MKIGFDAKRLFCNFTGLGNYSRTLVSNLATFHPEHQYHLYSPKINHDARTTPFLNSNLYHSFAPKTLFKSWWRTFSIPKQLRADSIELYHGLSHELPIGIQRSGIKSIVTIHDLIFKVYPQTYSFFDRQIYDRKFRYSCQQADRIIAISEHTKRDIVQYYKIAPEKIEVIYQACHPIYYTLNDSTSIEALLKKYRLPERYVLSVGTIQERKNLKLLIQAYQYLPSDQQLPIVVVGQGGQYKKEVQTLIKAMQLEKKIIWITDLASNEVLQALYQKATLLVYPSFYEGFGLPVVEALLSKTPVITANTSALTEAGGPHSLYVSPTDKQGLAQAIQQVLKHPTLAQTMCNKGYEYAQQLFHPQKLSQQLITCYQQLLLR, translated from the coding sequence ATGAAAATAGGATTTGATGCCAAACGACTTTTTTGCAATTTTACAGGGTTGGGCAATTACAGTCGCACGCTAGTATCTAATTTAGCGACCTTTCACCCAGAGCATCAATACCATTTATACAGCCCTAAAATTAACCATGATGCTCGAACAACTCCCTTTTTAAATTCCAATCTCTACCACTCTTTTGCCCCCAAAACTTTATTTAAAAGTTGGTGGCGTACCTTTTCAATTCCCAAACAACTACGAGCAGATTCTATTGAACTATACCACGGTCTTAGCCACGAATTGCCCATTGGCATTCAACGCAGCGGTATAAAAAGCATCGTCACCATTCACGATCTAATTTTCAAAGTTTATCCCCAAACGTACTCTTTTTTTGATCGACAAATATATGATAGAAAATTTAGGTACAGTTGTCAGCAAGCAGATCGAATTATAGCTATTAGCGAACATACAAAACGAGATATTGTACAATATTATAAGATAGCTCCTGAAAAAATAGAGGTTATCTATCAAGCTTGCCATCCTATCTATTACACCTTAAATGATTCTACTTCTATAGAAGCCTTGCTAAAAAAATATAGATTGCCCGAACGATATGTTTTGTCTGTGGGAACCATTCAAGAGCGTAAGAATTTAAAGTTGCTAATTCAGGCTTACCAATATTTGCCTTCCGATCAACAGTTGCCTATTGTAGTCGTTGGACAGGGAGGGCAGTATAAAAAAGAAGTTCAAACGCTGATTAAAGCAATGCAGTTAGAGAAAAAAATCATCTGGATAACGGACTTGGCATCCAATGAAGTATTGCAAGCACTCTACCAAAAAGCAACACTCCTTGTCTACCCTTCTTTTTATGAAGGCTTTGGCTTGCCTGTTGTTGAGGCTTTATTAAGTAAAACTCCTGTTATTACAGCAAACACCTCTGCCCTAACAGAAGCTGGAGGTCCACATTCTTTGTACGTATCTCCAACCGATAAACAAGGTCTTGCTCAAGCCATTCAACAAGTGTTGAAGCACCCCACCTTAGCACAAACAATGTGCAACAAAGGATACGAGTATGCCCAACAATTATTTCATCCTCAAAAGCTCAGTCAACAATTAATCACCTGTTACCAACAATTACTACTCCGCTAA